The Quadrisphaera sp. DSM 44207 genome window below encodes:
- the tkt gene encoding transketolase, with translation MTSTDVSTTSTALEWDETDQRAVDTIRVLAADAVQKAGNGHPGTAMSLAPAAYLLFQKLMRHDPSDPLWPGRDRFVLSAGHSSLTLYIQLYLAGFGLELEDLQALRTWGSKTPGHPEYQHTPGVEITTGPLGQGLASAVGMAMAARRERGLLDPDAATGESPFDHSVYVIASDGDLQEGVTAEASSLAGHQELGNLVVLYDQNHISIEDDTDIAFSEDVLKRYEAYGWHTQEVDWTHGGSEYSEDVEGLWSALQAARAETGRPSIIALRTIIAWPAPKAQNTGKAHGSALGEDEVRATKQVLGFDPEQTFAVEDAVIERTRGLAERLRPQREEWDAAYAAWREANPERAAFLDRTSERRLPEGWTSALPSFPAGKDVSTRKASGAVLTALAPVLPELWGGSADLAESNNTTMEGEPSFVPAHRATRSWAGNEHGRTLHFGIREHAMGSILNGITLHDGLRAYGGTFLVFSDYMRPAVRLAALMQIPTIYVWTHDSIGLGEDGPTHQPVEHLAALRAIPGLSVVRPADANETAVAWRGILERTNGPAGLTLTRQNVPTFERGDGDATPESFGSAQGVLRGGYVLAEASTGTPQVVLVGTGSEVQIAVAAREQLEADGIATRVVSMPCREWFAEQDAEYRESVLPPSVRARVSVEAGVAAGWRDVVGDAGRSVSLEHFGASADYQTLYAELGFTAEHVAAAARESLQQQDSATPGSAAGSSSPSGGTADR, from the coding sequence GTGACCAGCACGGACGTCAGCACCACCAGCACCGCTCTGGAGTGGGACGAGACCGACCAGCGGGCCGTCGACACGATCCGCGTCCTGGCCGCCGACGCCGTCCAGAAGGCCGGCAACGGCCACCCGGGCACGGCCATGAGCCTGGCGCCGGCCGCGTACCTGCTGTTCCAGAAGCTCATGCGCCACGACCCGTCCGACCCGCTGTGGCCTGGGCGCGACCGCTTCGTCCTGTCGGCCGGGCACTCCAGCCTCACCCTGTACATCCAGCTGTACCTGGCCGGCTTCGGCCTGGAGCTGGAGGACCTGCAGGCGCTGCGCACGTGGGGCTCGAAGACCCCCGGCCACCCCGAGTACCAGCACACCCCCGGCGTGGAGATCACCACCGGCCCCCTCGGCCAGGGCCTGGCCAGCGCCGTGGGCATGGCCATGGCCGCCCGCCGCGAGCGCGGCCTGCTCGACCCGGACGCCGCGACCGGCGAGAGCCCGTTCGACCACTCCGTCTACGTCATCGCCTCCGACGGCGACCTGCAGGAGGGCGTCACTGCCGAGGCCAGCTCCCTGGCCGGCCACCAGGAGCTGGGGAACCTCGTCGTCCTCTACGACCAGAACCACATCTCCATCGAGGACGACACCGACATCGCCTTCAGCGAGGACGTCCTCAAGCGGTACGAGGCCTACGGCTGGCACACCCAGGAGGTGGACTGGACGCACGGCGGCAGCGAGTACTCCGAGGACGTCGAGGGCCTGTGGTCCGCCCTGCAGGCGGCCCGCGCCGAGACCGGCCGGCCCTCGATCATCGCCCTGCGCACGATCATCGCGTGGCCCGCGCCGAAGGCGCAGAACACCGGCAAGGCCCACGGCTCCGCCCTCGGCGAGGACGAGGTCAGGGCGACCAAGCAGGTCCTGGGCTTCGACCCCGAGCAGACCTTCGCCGTCGAGGACGCCGTGATCGAGCGCACCCGCGGCCTCGCCGAGCGCCTGCGCCCGCAGCGAGAGGAGTGGGACGCCGCCTACGCCGCCTGGCGCGAGGCGAACCCCGAGCGGGCCGCGTTCCTGGACCGCACCAGCGAGCGCCGCCTGCCCGAGGGCTGGACGTCGGCGCTGCCGTCCTTCCCGGCCGGCAAGGACGTCTCCACCCGCAAGGCCTCCGGCGCGGTGCTCACGGCGCTCGCCCCGGTGCTGCCCGAGCTGTGGGGCGGCTCCGCGGACCTGGCGGAGAGCAACAACACGACGATGGAGGGCGAGCCCTCCTTCGTCCCCGCGCACCGCGCCACCCGCAGCTGGGCCGGGAACGAGCACGGGCGCACGCTGCACTTCGGCATCCGCGAGCACGCCATGGGCTCGATCCTCAACGGGATCACGCTGCACGACGGGCTGCGGGCCTACGGCGGCACGTTCCTGGTCTTCAGCGACTACATGCGCCCCGCCGTCCGCCTCGCCGCGCTGATGCAGATCCCCACGATCTACGTGTGGACCCACGACTCCATCGGCCTGGGCGAGGACGGCCCGACCCACCAGCCGGTCGAGCACCTGGCCGCCCTGCGCGCCATCCCGGGCCTGTCCGTCGTCCGCCCCGCCGACGCCAACGAGACCGCCGTCGCCTGGCGCGGGATCCTCGAGCGCACGAACGGGCCGGCCGGCCTGACCCTGACGCGCCAGAACGTGCCGACGTTCGAGCGCGGGGACGGCGACGCGACGCCGGAGTCCTTCGGCTCCGCGCAGGGCGTGCTGCGCGGCGGGTACGTGCTCGCCGAGGCCAGCACCGGCACCCCGCAGGTGGTGCTCGTCGGCACGGGCTCGGAGGTGCAGATCGCGGTCGCCGCGCGCGAGCAGCTGGAGGCCGACGGCATCGCGACCCGCGTGGTCTCCATGCCGTGCCGCGAGTGGTTCGCCGAGCAGGACGCCGAGTACCGCGAGTCAGTGCTGCCGCCGTCCGTGCGCGCGCGCGTGTCGGTGGAGGCCGGGGTGGCCGCCGGGTGGCGCGACGTCGTCGGGGACGCCGGGCGCTCCGTGTCCCTGGAGCACTTCGGCGCCTCCGCCGACTACCAGACCCTCTACGCCGAGCTGGGCTTCACGGCCGAGCACGTGGCCGCGGCGGCCCGCGAGTCCCTGCAGCAGCAGGACTCCGCGACCCCGGGCAGCGCGGCGGGCTCCAGCTCCCCCTCCGGCGGCACCGCCGACCGCTGA
- a CDS encoding RNA polymerase-binding protein RbpA, with amino-acid sequence MAGGNAIRGSRVGAGPMGEAERGDTAPRRRVSYWCANGHETQPSFAQEGGSDVPETWDCQRCGFPAGQDRANPPAPPRTEPYKTHLAYVKERRSDADGEAILATALEKVRARQRPVG; translated from the coding sequence GTGGCAGGTGGCAACGCGATCCGCGGCAGCCGGGTGGGCGCCGGACCGATGGGCGAGGCGGAGCGCGGCGACACCGCGCCGCGCCGGCGGGTGTCGTACTGGTGCGCCAACGGTCACGAGACCCAGCCGAGCTTCGCGCAGGAGGGCGGCTCGGACGTCCCCGAGACGTGGGACTGCCAGCGCTGCGGCTTCCCCGCGGGCCAGGACCGGGCGAACCCGCCGGCCCCGCCGCGCACCGAGCCCTACAAGACGCACCTGGCGTACGTGAAGGAGCGGCGCAGCGACGCCGACGGCGAGGCCATCCTCGCCACCGCGCTGGAGAAGGTCCGCGCCCGGCAGCGTCCCGTCGGCTGA
- a CDS encoding glucose-6-phosphate dehydrogenase assembly protein OpcA, which produces MIVDMPNTSTGAIAKRLVDLRETGGAVALGRVLTLVVPTDDERAEAAIAAANEASREHPCRIIVLARGERRGTIRLDGQIRVGGDAGASEVVVLRSYGPLSDHADSMVIPLLLPDAPVVTWWPGEPPEDPAADPIGAMGQRRITDSAASADPPAALRRLAACHGPGDTDFAWTRLTLWRGYLAAALDGRPEEPITAAAVTGAVDSPSSDLLAAWLTWALECPVTRVNADPGSGIIGVRLERASGAVELVRPDGRVATLTQPGQPDRRLTLARRADSECLAEELRRLDPDDIFGDVVTRGLPALEEEDAIGVDEAQRRGAITPAEQVRQRGEELDAHAAEVARGIAGAEPSGIELEGPSGPLDEQGRPAGEGHRPQDDAVASPGGDRSGESGESADAP; this is translated from the coding sequence GTGATCGTCGACATGCCGAACACGTCGACCGGGGCGATCGCCAAGCGGCTGGTCGACCTGCGCGAGACCGGCGGGGCGGTCGCCCTGGGGCGGGTGCTCACCCTCGTCGTCCCCACGGACGACGAGCGGGCCGAGGCGGCCATCGCCGCCGCCAACGAGGCCAGCCGGGAGCACCCGTGCCGGATCATCGTCCTGGCCCGCGGCGAGCGGCGGGGCACCATCCGCCTCGACGGCCAGATCCGCGTCGGCGGTGACGCCGGCGCCAGCGAGGTCGTGGTGCTGCGCAGCTACGGCCCGCTGTCCGACCACGCGGACTCGATGGTCATCCCGCTGCTGCTGCCCGACGCCCCCGTGGTGACCTGGTGGCCCGGCGAGCCGCCGGAGGACCCCGCCGCCGACCCCATCGGGGCGATGGGCCAGCGCCGCATCACCGACTCCGCGGCGAGCGCGGACCCGCCGGCCGCCCTGCGGCGCCTGGCCGCCTGCCACGGCCCCGGTGACACCGACTTCGCCTGGACCCGGCTGACCCTGTGGCGCGGCTACCTGGCCGCGGCGCTGGACGGGAGGCCCGAGGAGCCGATCACCGCGGCGGCGGTGACCGGCGCCGTCGACAGCCCCAGCAGCGACCTGCTCGCGGCCTGGCTGACCTGGGCGCTCGAGTGCCCGGTCACGCGGGTGAACGCCGATCCCGGCAGCGGCATCATCGGGGTGCGCCTGGAGCGGGCGTCCGGCGCGGTGGAGCTGGTGCGCCCCGACGGCCGCGTCGCCACCCTCACCCAGCCCGGGCAGCCGGACCGCCGCCTCACCCTGGCGCGGCGCGCGGACTCCGAGTGCCTCGCCGAGGAGCTGCGGCGCCTGGACCCGGACGACATCTTCGGCGACGTCGTCACCCGGGGCCTGCCGGCCCTGGAGGAGGAGGACGCCATCGGCGTCGACGAGGCGCAGCGGCGCGGCGCCATCACCCCTGCCGAGCAGGTGCGCCAGCGCGGGGAGGAGCTGGACGCCCACGCCGCCGAGGTCGCCCGCGGCATCGCCGGGGCCGAGCCCAGCGGCATCGAGCTCGAGGGGCCCAGCGGCCCCCTCGACGAGCAGGGCCGGCCCGCGGGCGAGGGCCACCGTCCCCAGGACGACGCGGTCGCGTCACCGGGGGGCGACCGGTCCGGGGAGTCCGGCGAGTCCGCGGACGCCCCGTGA
- the zwf gene encoding glucose-6-phosphate dehydrogenase yields MSRAGADPLVAANPLRDPRDKRLARIAGPCGMVLFGVTGDLARKKLMPAIYDLANRGLLPPGFSLVGFARRDWAEQDFGRVVYDAVRQHARTPFREEVWQNLAEGFRFVPGEFDDPAAFDKLAETVLQLDEERGTGGNHAFYLSIPPRFFPVVTEQLEKSGLAAPVEGQWRRVVIEKPFGHDLESARELNAVVERVFPPDSVFRIDHYLGKETVQNLLALRFANEMFEPIWNSSHVDHVQITMAEDIGIGGRAGYYDGIGAARDVIQNHLLQLLALTAMEEPVSFSARDLRAEKEKVLSAVRLPADLDAGTARGQYAPGWQGSEPVRGYLEEEGIPDDSATETYAAVTLEIDTRRWAGVPFYLRTGKRLGRRVTEIAIVFKPAPHLPFESTATEELGRNALVIRVQPDEGVTLRFGSKVPGTAMEVRDVTMDFGYGNAFTESSPEAYERLILDVLLGDPPLFPRHEEVELSWRILDPVIEHWAGQGQPQPYPSGTWGPASADEMLARTGRTWRRP; encoded by the coding sequence GTGAGCCGCGCGGGCGCGGACCCGCTCGTCGCGGCGAACCCGCTGCGCGACCCGCGCGACAAGCGCCTGGCCCGCATCGCCGGGCCCTGCGGCATGGTGCTGTTCGGCGTCACCGGCGACCTGGCGCGCAAGAAGCTCATGCCGGCGATCTACGACCTGGCCAACCGCGGCCTGCTGCCCCCGGGGTTCTCCCTCGTCGGCTTCGCCCGGCGCGACTGGGCCGAGCAGGACTTCGGCCGGGTCGTCTACGACGCGGTCCGCCAGCACGCCCGCACCCCGTTCCGGGAGGAGGTCTGGCAGAACCTCGCCGAGGGCTTCCGATTCGTGCCCGGTGAGTTCGACGACCCGGCCGCGTTCGACAAGCTCGCCGAGACCGTCCTCCAGCTGGACGAGGAGCGGGGCACGGGCGGCAACCACGCCTTCTACCTCTCGATCCCGCCGCGCTTCTTCCCCGTGGTCACCGAGCAGCTGGAGAAGTCCGGGCTCGCGGCCCCCGTGGAGGGCCAGTGGCGGCGCGTGGTCATCGAGAAGCCGTTCGGCCACGACCTGGAGAGCGCCCGGGAGCTGAACGCCGTGGTGGAGCGGGTCTTCCCGCCGGACTCGGTGTTCCGGATCGACCACTACCTGGGCAAGGAGACGGTCCAGAACCTCCTGGCGCTGCGGTTCGCCAACGAGATGTTCGAGCCGATCTGGAACTCCAGCCACGTCGACCACGTGCAGATCACCATGGCCGAGGACATCGGCATCGGCGGCCGGGCCGGGTACTACGACGGCATCGGCGCGGCGCGCGACGTGATCCAGAACCACCTGCTGCAGCTGCTGGCGCTGACCGCCATGGAGGAGCCGGTCTCCTTCTCCGCCCGCGACCTGCGCGCGGAGAAGGAGAAGGTGCTCTCCGCGGTCCGGCTGCCCGCCGACCTCGACGCCGGCACCGCCCGCGGGCAGTACGCGCCGGGCTGGCAGGGCAGCGAGCCGGTGCGCGGCTACCTGGAGGAGGAGGGGATCCCCGACGACTCGGCCACCGAGACCTACGCGGCGGTGACCCTGGAGATCGACACCCGGCGGTGGGCCGGGGTGCCGTTCTACCTGCGCACCGGCAAGCGCCTGGGCCGGCGCGTCACCGAGATCGCGATCGTCTTCAAGCCGGCGCCGCACCTGCCGTTCGAGTCCACGGCGACCGAGGAGCTGGGCCGCAACGCCCTGGTGATCCGCGTGCAGCCGGACGAGGGCGTCACCCTCCGGTTCGGGTCGAAGGTGCCGGGCACCGCCATGGAGGTCCGCGACGTCACGATGGACTTCGGGTACGGCAACGCCTTCACCGAGTCCTCCCCCGAGGCGTACGAGCGCCTGATCCTCGACGTGCTGCTCGGCGACCCGCCGCTGTTCCCCCGCCACGAGGAGGTCGAGCTGTCCTGGCGGATCCTCGACCCGGTCATCGAGCACTGGGCCGGGCAGGGTCAGCCGCAGCCGTACCCGTCCGGGACCTGGGGGCCGGCGTCGGCCGACGAGATGCTGGCCCGCACCGGCCGCACCTGGAGGCGGCCGTGA
- the tal gene encoding transaldolase yields the protein MSNPALTALSQAGVSIWLDDLSRELTDSGALQQLIDDKNVVGVTSNPTIFASALAKGDRYTEQLAEVAARGGDLEQVVEQAVLEVTTTDVRRACDIFAPVYEASGGQDGRVSLEVDPRLAHDRRATEEAARTLWRTVDRPNLMIKIPAVEDGLPAITTALAEGISVNVTLIFSLDRYRAVMNAHLTGLEQAREKGLDLSRIQSVASFFVSRVDTDVDARLNEIGTEEALALRGKAALANARLAFQAYEEVLASPRWQVLADAGATPQRPLWASTGVKNPDYPDTLYVSELVTDGVVNTMPGSTLEAFADHGEVRGDTVRGTYEEASQVLDALARLGISYSEVVEGLEREAVSKFEKSWGELTGTVRDELERAAIQAGGDR from the coding sequence ATGAGCAACCCCGCACTGACCGCCCTCAGCCAGGCCGGCGTGTCGATCTGGCTGGACGACCTCTCCCGCGAGCTGACCGACTCGGGCGCGCTGCAGCAGCTGATCGACGACAAGAACGTCGTCGGGGTCACGAGCAACCCGACGATCTTCGCCTCGGCGCTGGCCAAGGGCGACCGCTACACCGAGCAGCTCGCCGAGGTCGCCGCCCGCGGCGGCGACCTCGAGCAGGTGGTGGAGCAGGCGGTCCTGGAGGTCACCACGACCGACGTGCGCAGGGCCTGCGACATCTTCGCCCCCGTCTACGAGGCGAGCGGGGGCCAGGACGGGCGGGTCTCCCTCGAGGTCGACCCGCGCCTGGCCCACGACCGCAGGGCCACCGAGGAGGCCGCCCGCACGCTGTGGCGGACCGTGGACCGGCCCAACCTCATGATCAAGATCCCGGCCGTGGAGGACGGGCTGCCCGCCATCACCACCGCCCTGGCGGAGGGGATCAGCGTCAACGTCACGCTGATCTTCAGCCTCGACCGCTACCGGGCCGTGATGAACGCCCACCTGACCGGCCTGGAGCAGGCCCGCGAGAAGGGGCTGGACCTCTCCCGGATCCAGTCGGTGGCCAGCTTCTTCGTCTCCCGGGTGGACACCGACGTGGACGCGCGGCTGAACGAGATCGGCACCGAGGAGGCGCTCGCCCTGCGCGGGAAGGCGGCGCTCGCCAACGCCCGCCTGGCGTTCCAGGCCTACGAGGAGGTCCTCGCCTCCCCGCGCTGGCAGGTCCTCGCGGACGCCGGGGCCACGCCGCAGCGGCCGCTGTGGGCCTCCACCGGGGTGAAGAACCCCGACTACCCGGACACCCTCTACGTCTCCGAGCTGGTCACGGACGGCGTGGTCAACACCATGCCGGGATCCACCCTGGAGGCGTTCGCCGACCACGGCGAGGTGCGCGGCGACACGGTGCGCGGCACGTACGAGGAGGCCTCGCAGGTGCTCGACGCCCTGGCGCGCCTGGGCATCTCCTACTCCGAGGTCGTCGAGGGCCTCGAGCGCGAGGCCGTGAGCAAGTTCGAGAAGTCCTGGGGCGAGCTGACCGGCACGGTCCGCGACGAGCTCGAGCGCGCCGCGATCCAGGCCGGCGGTGACCGGTGA
- the secG gene encoding preprotein translocase subunit SecG: MTALRIVLMVLLALTSLFLTLLILLHKGKGGGLSDMFGGGMSTSAGSSGVAERNLNRFTIAVALVWASVVVLLGLIERFEPTTPS; this comes from the coding sequence GTGACCGCGCTGCGCATCGTCCTGATGGTGCTGCTGGCCCTGACCAGCCTGTTCCTGACCCTGCTGATCCTGCTGCACAAGGGCAAGGGCGGCGGGCTGTCGGACATGTTCGGCGGCGGCATGTCCACGAGCGCCGGCTCCTCCGGCGTGGCCGAGCGCAACCTCAACCGCTTCACCATCGCGGTGGCCCTGGTGTGGGCCTCCGTGGTGGTCCTGCTGGGCCTGATCGAGCGGTTCGAGCCGACCACCCCGTCCTGA
- the pgl gene encoding 6-phosphogluconolactonase: MSPAPVEVLTSPDRASLAAAVAGRLVTRLVDVQARRGRAGVVLTGGTVGTEALRQVAASPAVRSVDWSRADLWWGDERFLPDGDGERNATQAREALLDALTPLGLDPARVHAMPASDGPDGDDPDAAARRYAQELARVAREAGVPGPVPVFDVLLLGVGPDGHVASLFPGHPGAEEAGEPVVAVRDAPKPPPTRLSLTMPVITTAEEVWCVVSGADKADAAARALAGPGALPASRARGVQRTLWLVDADAAGGLPPA; this comes from the coding sequence GTGAGCCCCGCGCCGGTGGAGGTCCTCACCTCCCCCGACCGCGCGTCCCTGGCGGCCGCCGTCGCCGGCCGCCTGGTCACGCGCCTGGTCGATGTGCAGGCCCGGCGCGGACGGGCGGGTGTGGTGCTCACCGGCGGCACGGTGGGCACCGAGGCGCTGCGCCAGGTCGCGGCCAGCCCCGCCGTGCGCTCCGTCGACTGGTCGCGCGCGGACCTGTGGTGGGGCGACGAGCGCTTCCTGCCCGACGGGGACGGCGAGCGCAACGCCACGCAGGCGCGCGAGGCGCTGCTCGACGCGCTCACCCCCCTCGGGCTCGACCCAGCCCGCGTGCACGCCATGCCGGCCAGCGACGGCCCCGACGGCGACGACCCGGACGCCGCGGCCCGGCGCTACGCGCAGGAGCTCGCGCGCGTCGCCCGCGAGGCGGGCGTGCCGGGCCCGGTGCCCGTCTTCGACGTCCTGCTGCTCGGGGTCGGCCCGGACGGGCACGTGGCCTCGCTCTTCCCCGGCCACCCGGGGGCCGAGGAGGCCGGGGAGCCCGTGGTGGCGGTGCGCGACGCGCCGAAGCCGCCGCCGACGCGCCTGTCCCTGACGATGCCCGTCATCACCACGGCCGAGGAGGTCTGGTGCGTGGTCTCCGGCGCCGACAAGGCGGACGCCGCCGCTCGGGCCCTCGCCGGGCCGGGCGCGCTGCCCGCCAGCCGGGCCAGGGGCGTTCAGCGCACGCTGTGGCTCGTGGACGCCGACGCGGCCGGCGGGCTGCCGCCCGCCTGA
- the tpiA gene encoding triose-phosphate isomerase, producing MARTPLMAGNWKMNVDHVQATALVQRLAWTLRDAGHDPAAVEVVVLPPFTDLRTVQTLVEGDQLTVGYGAQDASHLDSGARTGEVAPPMLARLGCRYVVVGHSERRQFHGEDDALVAAKAVAVRRAGMRPIVCVGEPLQVRREGRQVAHVLEQLQGSLAGLQAADLPEVVIAYEPVWAIGTGEVATPDDAQEVCSAIRRWLADWHGSEVADAVRVLYGGSVKSGNVAALMARPDVDGALVGGASLDAAEFAAICRFGDHVGTTA from the coding sequence ATGGCCCGCACGCCCCTGATGGCCGGCAACTGGAAGATGAACGTCGACCACGTGCAGGCGACGGCGCTGGTGCAGCGCCTGGCCTGGACCCTGCGCGACGCCGGGCACGACCCCGCCGCCGTCGAGGTCGTCGTCCTGCCGCCGTTCACCGACCTGCGCACCGTGCAGACCCTCGTCGAGGGCGACCAGCTGACCGTCGGCTACGGCGCCCAGGACGCCTCGCACCTGGACTCCGGGGCCCGCACCGGCGAGGTCGCCCCGCCGATGCTCGCCCGCCTCGGCTGCCGCTACGTCGTGGTGGGCCACAGCGAGCGGCGCCAGTTCCACGGCGAGGACGACGCCCTCGTGGCGGCGAAGGCCGTCGCGGTGCGCCGCGCCGGGATGCGCCCGATCGTCTGCGTCGGGGAGCCGCTCCAGGTGCGCCGCGAGGGCCGCCAGGTCGCCCACGTCCTCGAGCAGCTGCAGGGCTCCCTCGCCGGGCTGCAGGCCGCGGACCTGCCCGAGGTCGTGATCGCCTACGAGCCGGTCTGGGCGATCGGCACCGGGGAGGTCGCCACTCCCGACGACGCGCAGGAGGTGTGCTCCGCGATCCGCCGGTGGCTGGCCGACTGGCACGGCAGCGAGGTGGCCGACGCGGTGCGCGTGCTCTACGGCGGCTCCGTGAAGTCGGGCAACGTCGCGGCGCTCATGGCGCGCCCGGACGTCGACGGCGCCCTCGTCGGCGGCGCGAGCCTGGACGCGGCGGAGTTCGCCGCCATCTGCCGTTTCGGCGACCACGTCGGGACCACCGCCTGA
- a CDS encoding glucose-6-phosphate isomerase: MTSSTPSTGPTTGLGVEVSGAAEDAVRTRLPSLLSDRVASRLASGDATLWGPAAEEEASKRLGWVHLPTSSRPLVERITALREQLRAEGVDHVVLCGMGGSSLAPEVITATAGVELTVLDGTDPDQVARALHDRLERTVVVVSSKSGSTVETDSQRRALEAAMTEAGIDARSRVVVVTDPGSPLQQAATEAGYRAVIEADPTVGGRYSALTAFGLVPSGLAGADVGVLLEEAAAVTEVLAADDPLNPALVLGAALGGSEGRDKVVVVDDGSGLVGFGDWAEQLIAESTGKEGTGLLPVVVASADDPEVLDPPPDVLVVHLTRSVSPDFAHRPERAEVAVAGTLGAQVQLWEHAVAVAGKVLGINPFDQPDVESAKAAARGLLDATPEPEPAQLVDGAIEVRATPGLLDGVSDAAGAVEALLGRLDPQRGYLAVMAYLDRLGHPELERVRPALARRTGRPVTFGWGPRFLHSTGQYHKGGPATGVYLQVTAAPSGDLEVPGRPFTFGQLVSAQAGGDAAVLADHGRPVLRLHLTDRAAGTAQLLDLLGVGAAEAGGAS; encoded by the coding sequence GTGACGAGCAGCACCCCCAGCACCGGTCCCACCACCGGTCTCGGCGTCGAGGTCTCCGGCGCCGCCGAGGACGCCGTCCGCACCCGCCTGCCCTCCCTGCTCTCCGACCGCGTCGCGTCCCGGCTCGCGTCCGGTGACGCGACCCTGTGGGGCCCGGCGGCCGAGGAGGAGGCGTCGAAGCGGCTGGGGTGGGTGCACCTGCCCACCTCCTCCCGCCCGCTCGTGGAGCGGATCACCGCGCTGCGCGAGCAGCTGCGCGCCGAGGGCGTCGACCACGTCGTGCTGTGCGGCATGGGCGGCTCCTCGCTCGCGCCCGAGGTGATCACGGCGACGGCCGGCGTGGAGCTGACGGTCCTCGACGGCACCGACCCCGACCAGGTCGCCCGCGCCCTGCACGACCGGCTCGAGCGCACGGTCGTCGTGGTCAGCAGCAAGTCCGGCTCCACCGTGGAGACCGACAGCCAGCGCCGGGCGCTGGAGGCCGCGATGACCGAGGCGGGCATCGACGCGAGGAGCCGCGTCGTCGTCGTCACCGACCCCGGCTCGCCGCTGCAGCAGGCCGCCACCGAGGCCGGCTACCGCGCCGTGATCGAGGCCGACCCGACCGTCGGGGGCCGCTACTCGGCGCTGACGGCGTTCGGGCTCGTGCCCTCCGGGCTGGCGGGCGCGGACGTCGGGGTCCTGCTGGAGGAGGCCGCCGCGGTCACCGAGGTGCTCGCCGCCGACGACCCGCTCAACCCCGCGCTCGTCCTCGGCGCCGCCCTCGGCGGCAGCGAGGGCCGCGACAAGGTCGTCGTCGTCGACGACGGCTCCGGGCTCGTCGGCTTCGGGGACTGGGCCGAGCAGCTGATCGCCGAGTCCACGGGCAAGGAGGGCACCGGCCTGCTCCCCGTCGTCGTCGCCTCCGCGGACGACCCCGAGGTCCTCGACCCGCCCCCGGACGTGCTCGTGGTGCACCTGACGCGCTCCGTCTCCCCCGACTTCGCGCACCGCCCCGAGCGCGCCGAGGTGGCCGTGGCGGGCACCCTGGGCGCGCAGGTGCAGCTGTGGGAGCACGCCGTCGCCGTCGCCGGGAAGGTGCTGGGGATCAACCCCTTCGACCAGCCGGACGTCGAGAGCGCCAAGGCCGCTGCCCGCGGCCTGCTCGACGCGACGCCCGAGCCGGAGCCGGCGCAGCTGGTCGACGGCGCGATCGAGGTGCGCGCCACCCCCGGCCTGCTCGACGGCGTGAGCGACGCCGCGGGCGCGGTCGAGGCGCTGCTCGGGCGGCTGGACCCGCAGCGCGGCTACCTGGCGGTCATGGCCTACCTCGACCGCCTGGGCCACCCGGAGCTGGAGCGGGTGCGCCCGGCGCTCGCCCGGCGCACCGGGCGGCCGGTCACCTTCGGGTGGGGGCCGCGGTTCTTGCACTCCACCGGCCAGTACCACAAGGGCGGGCCCGCCACGGGCGTGTACCTGCAGGTCACGGCCGCGCCGAGCGGCGACCTGGAGGTCCCCGGGCGGCCGTTCACCTTCGGGCAGCTGGTCAGCGCGCAGGCCGGCGGCGACGCCGCCGTGCTCGCCGACCACGGCCGTCCCGTGCTGCGCCTGCACCTGACCGACCGAGCTGCCGGCACCGCCCAGCTGCTCGACCTGCTGGGGGTCGGGGCGGCGGAGGCGGGAGGCGCCTCGTGA